The stretch of DNA TAGGCTTGAAAGCCTACCTATAACGATACTAATGTACGGTTTTAGGGGAACAAAAATACGTCGTTTCAGTCAAAATTTTCCTCTATTGAAAACCCCCTACCCCCCGAAATCAAGACATTTATACACAGAAAATTTCCAGTTGTCCATAGCCAGTTAAATTGTTTAGATATATGTGACTAAAGGATAGCTTTAATTTATCTCTAGTCAGATTTTTTAGGTTGGAAAGTAAGAAGTTTTGAAAGGGTTACAACTTGATAACCTCTTTGAGAGAGTTTTGGCAAGATAGTTTTTAGTGTTGATACTGTTCGCTCCCCTCGATACCCCCCATCATGTAAAATGATAATTGAACCAGGGCTAACGTTAGATAGAATGTGCTTAGATGCAAACCAGGATGATGGAATGTGTGTATCGTAGGGAAATATAGATCCAAGTGCGATTCGATAACCATACTTATAAGCTATATCCAGCATCTTAGTATTATAAAAACCTGAAGAAGGTCGTAGCCAATGAGTTTCAGCAAATTTGCCAAGAATTTTTTGAGCTTCGAGCAGCTTTGCTTCAAACTCAAGCGTAGACATTCTGATGCTTGGTTTGTCATCAGTAAGATGATTTCCTAATTCATGTCCTTGTCTCACAATCTCGGTAACTATAGTTTCGTTACCGAAAATTCTGGTACTAATAAGAAAAAAAGTAGCGTGGACTTTGTAGTCTAAAAGAAGATTTAAAATTTTAGGTGTTGTGGTGGAGTCAGGCCCATCATCGAGCGTGAGAGCAACTACAGGTTCATTGGTTTCAACAAAATATACAACTCCAGGTGTAGTTAATAAGGCAATGGAAAGTAACCAACGGGGCTGAAAGAATAGAAGTATGCCTATCCCTAGTCCAGACAAGTATAATGTCAATTCTAGTAATTCCATAAGAACCAAAACTAAGTTATTTAAAAAGCATTATCAAGAAATGTAAGATTCAAAGTGTACACTCCTTTAATTAAGTACAGTTTGTTTTAATATTCTCTATAGCTTGTTTTAGATTATACGACTTAAGCCAAACAAAGCCACAGAAAATCACTCTGCCATCAGGAGCAGATAAAAATATATGGTCGCCTCCAAGCAGAGGTCTTGTCCAAGTTTTGACTTCAGTTCCATCCTTTAGTTTGAAATTAAACGTAGCATATCGAACCAGATTGGCGTTACATATTGTCATTCCAGTAATATTTTCTAGTTCTTTGATAGCTTCTTTTGTTGGTTCTCCAATTGGGGTATTTTGAGATCTAATATCTCCACCCTCAATCAATCTACCCATAATATTTACCACAAATGATCCTAGTCCCTCGTCAATAATACAAACATTTGAGGTTAATCTTTGATCACCTCTAATAGCCTGAACTAACTTTTCCAATTTTTCAGTTTCATCGACTGATTGATGAAATTGTAAGCATTCTATTCCATAAAAAAGTCCTAGTTGACGAGAATTGAGATCTACTCCTGGTAGCAGAATTGGGATAATACGTATATTTTCCTGACAGCACAGCATAATGAGCGTATTGAGTTCCCAAAGTCTCTGAAATTTCCCAAACCCACTTGTACCGATAAACAAAAGTGCAACTGGAGACTGAAAAATCCCCTCTATTACTCGATCTGCTATGGGATCACCTGGCTTAATCTGTTCTTCATCAAACCAAAGTCTAAGCCCCTTCGACTTTAAATACTTAGCAATAGCTTTAACTAGAGGCTTATCCACGCTGTTATAAGCTAAAAAGACATCAAACTCATAAGAGTCTATCATTTTTTAAACCTCTCACTAACGCCCGCAATTTGAGCCAAAGTATCCGCGTACTGCTTCAACCCCTATTTGAGTTCTTCTAACTCGCCCCTAACTTTTTCCTCCTCCGTCTATTGCTGTTTGAGAATTGCTACATTTATAATTAAGGGGTAGTTTAAAGCTCTTTATAGACTTGACTTTTATTCTATAAATAATAAAACCCAAAAATATTACAATTTATTATTTAGAGGGGATTTATGCTTGGCTGGTTTAACTGGTATCGTCGTCTGAGCAAAGATTATGAAAAGTTACCAGAGATGAGTGAAGCGGCTATTTACGCGGTCATGACATGAATTATGTGACATCGTCTGGCTTCCTAAAAATTTATTTTATAAATAGGCTCTGAAATTCTGTTACTTCTATGAATAAATCTCGAAAATCTCAAATGTTTTCATTTTCCGATTATGCTTTTTTTGTGTGTAGTATCTTTGTTGTTTTACGTATCTTATTGTAAGTGATGGGGTTTTCCAAAGGGGCACTCTCTTTGGCAAGCCTGCCACCGCGTCAAATTTATGACGAAGAAGATACCGTATATACGGCAGCATGGCTTGCTTATCCATTGATGTAAGACAAAACCCTAGGAATCTATGTGTATTGGGGTGAGAAGGAGAGTTAAAACCCGACCCTTTTGGGTTTAAAATGATTCATCCACACACTCTTCTTACAACCGAAATATTGACTCTATTAAAAAGTAGTAGCTCATTGACCCCCTATTTCTGCATTAAAATTCGCTCCATAGAACTCTTTTTATATTCCTTATGCACTAAGTATTTTTTCTTCTTTTTTTTGAGAAGAGAAAAAGGGATAGACGGATCTTCTTCGAGATCATTCTTGAAAAAAAAACTTGTGTTAAACTTCTGGGCTTCAAGAGTATTTAAAGTTCAAGACACCTTCTTAGGGGGAGGTGAGACAGACAAATTGAATGTGAATGAAGAAGACTTTTTAGATGTAGTGGACTTCTTTGGACTTCTTGGGCAAAGTATCGATTAATGATTCGACTTCATCTGTCGTTTTTTGTCCTACAGAGGCGGTAGCCTCCCCTAGCTCGGATATATTTAGGGGCTGCCCGTTAGCGGTTTGTCTTATCAAAGTTTGTTCTCGACAACCCCTGCCCGGTGCAGGGTTTTTTAAGTAGTCGTGCAAAATAAATTTAATAGTTGAGATAGGGAACAGGGAACGGGGAACAGACAATAAGACTTGATGTGCAATTAATTTTGCTTGGGTACTTATTGGTCAAAACACTTTTAGACTTCGATGTAGTTTTTGTGTTGGTAGCGTTGACAGTCAACCAACATTGTCTGTGAAAGTAGCGGCCTTATTAATTAAACACGGATAGCAGGGTAGATCGAAGAACAACGGAGTCACATTGATTTAACCATTTTATGTAATCTTATTCCCCAAACCTTAAGAAAATATAAAACTCAAAAAGCTTATTTTGAGGGGTGCAGGGGCACTCCCCTGCCAAGCCTGCCGCACCGATTTTTAGCTTATTGAGAAAAATATCATGATTCCGGCATGGCTTGCTTAGTTGCAACATACAATACTACAAATGCAATAATTGCCATATTAGTTGAGTCTGCTTAGAGGGGTTTTGAGATGAGAAATGGGATGAAAGGGTGTGTGATATAGATATTAAATAGACAAGTAAAAGAGAAGCTCAAATGCAAGGAGACTCCAGATTACAGGTAGGCTTAAGATGATTTTTCGAGGAGAACAAGAACGTTTTTTTGCCTAAAATGATGTTTTTGCGCTCCCT from Gloeothece citriformis PCC 7424 encodes:
- a CDS encoding chitin deacetylase family protein, translated to MELLELTLYLSGLGIGILLFFQPRWLLSIALLTTPGVVYFVETNEPVVALTLDDGPDSTTTPKILNLLLDYKVHATFFLISTRIFGNETIVTEIVRQGHELGNHLTDDKPSIRMSTLEFEAKLLEAQKILGKFAETHWLRPSSGFYNTKMLDIAYKYGYRIALGSIFPYDTHIPSSWFASKHILSNVSPGSIIILHDGGYRGERTVSTLKTILPKLSQRGYQVVTLSKLLTFQPKKSD
- a CDS encoding toll/interleukin-1 receptor domain-containing protein, whose protein sequence is MIDSYEFDVFLAYNSVDKPLVKAIAKYLKSKGLRLWFDEEQIKPGDPIADRVIEGIFQSPVALLFIGTSGFGKFQRLWELNTLIMLCCQENIRIIPILLPGVDLNSRQLGLFYGIECLQFHQSVDETEKLEKLVQAIRGDQRLTSNVCIIDEGLGSFVVNIMGRLIEGGDIRSQNTPIGEPTKEAIKELENITGMTICNANLVRYATFNFKLKDGTEVKTWTRPLLGGDHIFLSAPDGRVIFCGFVWLKSYNLKQAIENIKTNCT